A region of the Chiloscyllium plagiosum isolate BGI_BamShark_2017 chromosome 49, ASM401019v2, whole genome shotgun sequence genome:
TCTGCTCATCACTTTCTGAAGttggtgctgcctcacagtctgTGGAGATTCCCACCGACTGACTTTGCTCACCTTTGCTCCCAGGGAACAAAAATCTTTAGTCTTTGTCTGGATAATCAATgataaactttgtacaccctagtccgaCATCTCCAATGATAATGgataaattaaaacattcagtAAGTAGTTCAAAAATGAAAGGCACCGCCTTTTACaatgttaaacaaaaacaaactttattGTGCAAATGAAAAATTAAACCAAGAAGCATCCTAATACCAGAATCGTAAATATCAGTGTAATGCCTTGAATTCAATGCCACTTTTACAGAACAAGATTTCCCTTATTTCATGAAATCTTGAAGCTTCATTCACTTTCTTCAGGGACCAGCCTAAAGTATGCCAGAGCCCACTGGAATTTAAATCGATTTCTGCCCAGTTTCTCATTCTGATTGCTAAGATTGTCAGGGCTCTTTCGCTCTCGAATTGTTCTATTCTCTGTGTTGTCAGAGCTGATTAGATAAAAGCAGTTTGTCTGTCAAAAGACCTGGAACCCTGTCAAACCTGGCTACAATCTTCATTGATGATAATAATCTGATACATTTTTATACTCAGGGGATGATTTGAtttctcatcttttttttaagaaaaattgtaatctttcaatttttttgcCTGATTCCCATTCAGAAGAAAATACTGTTTAACTCAGTCATGTCAACAGTTTCCTCAATTTGGATTTTTAGTTTTCTTTCTAACATGTTGACTCTTCCTTATCATGCTGAGGTTTAAAATACTCATTTGTGAAGCGGTAATTTGAAGTGTAatatgattaggttagattacttacagtgtggaaacaggcccttcggcccaacaagtccacgccaaccctccgaagagcaacacacccagacccattcccctatatttaccccttcacctaacactatgggcaatttagcatggcaaattcacctgacctgcacatcattggactgatggaggaatccggagcacccagacgaaacccacgcagacacgaggacaatgtgcacacagacagtcacccgaggctggaattgaacctggaaccttggtgctgtgaggcagcagggctaaccactaagCCCTCCATGCCACCCATATGACATGGCCTtttcccacactgcagggattcgagGAAATTTATCTGTTGTACTCTGCATTGTCTTAGCACTGGCATGCAGACTTCAAGATTGATGTTATTCATACATAGCTGCAAATGCCTTTGTTTATTCTGTTGAAAATATGACGCTTGAGATTCAGCAGggaatggatgtaagtttgctcactgagctggaaggtttcctTTCAAGAAAACGAACCTTCtcgctcagcgagcaaacttacatccggaatctcaacctgagctaccagtcttctcaaaactcgctattctGCAGGTAGTTCGACAGATTCTGAGCTGTCCATTACTGGCGTAAATTCTTTACTTTTCCTTTGTTTCAATCAGTTCCATGTTCAGCTGGATTCCAAATGGTGAGGTGCTCTCACTCTCAGgagtacatttgcagatggcaccaaaattggaggtgtagtagaaagtgaagaaggctgaataagctggggctgtctTCTGTgtagggttggaggctgaggcgtgaccatatagaggtttacaaaattctgagggccatggattgggtaaatagacaaagtttttcccctgggttgggggagtccaggactggaGGACTTAGAtttatgatgagaggggaaagatttaaaagggatctgaagagcaacgttttcacacagaaagtggtttgtgtatggaatgagctgccagagaagcagtggaggttagtacaattacaagacttaaaaggcagctggatgggtacatcaataggaagggtttacagggatatatgccaagtgatggaaaatgggacgagattaatttaggataaccagtcagcatggacgaattggattgaaggatctgtttccctgctgtacatctccatgattctatgagtaACTTCTGAACTGTGGCTCCCCATCCAAGATTGTGAAAACAGTAAACTGCCTGTGAAATCATTTCCCTGAGTTGAATCCATATGATACATGAGTAACATAGACCCAAAACCAACAATAAGAGTGCAGTTTCGATTCACTCTTAACAAGAGACAATAAACAAATGAGCACACCATTCCACCCATCAGATCTGTTCAGTAATTTAATGGGGTCACtgttgatctgatcatcctcaatccccTTTTTCCTGTGACCACTGATCGCCTTcctcaataaaaatctgtctattgcaGCCTTCCATATACTTCATAATCCAACCTCAACAGGCCTCAGTGGGGAAGAATTCCAGACTCAATAGCCTCgagaagaaatccttcctcatgTCTGTCATAAATAAGTGACCAAATATTCTTAGATTACACCGTGCTCCAAGACACTCCACgaggggaaacaacttttctgcagctactctgtcaaatcccctaaTAATCATGCGTGTTCCACAAAAGGTCATGTATCATTCTCCTAAGTGCCAAAGTGTATAGTCCCAACCTATTTATCATTTCCTCTCTATAGTCCCTCCATAGCTGGTATCAGACTAATGAACGCACTCTGGCCTCCAATGCCAATGTACCTTTCCTTTGATCAGGGGTCCAAAATTATCCACATTGTTCTGGTTATGCTCTGACAACTACCATTCACATACATTCTCCACAATAACCTGTATTAATGAATAAAACTTCTGGAAAAGGTCCAAAGATATTCCCAATAAGGTTTAGCTGAGCCAGCAACACAGAACAAAAGGCTTTATTTGGCATTCTTGGAGTCACTTTCCCGAAAATATAAATGCTTCAGAATCCCTGACATATATTTTCACTCGTGGTAAACGCATTAGAAAGGATGGGTTTCTCAGAAGCTTCCCTCCTCGGTGTTACATTCCCTGGAGAAACACCAGCCGCTTTTATCAACACTGATTTACACCTTGATAATCAGCGTGTTGCTCTAACTGTCCCACCCAATGACAGTGAGAACATATGAGTTTTACTGACTCAGTTCCGTCTTCTGCACCATCCTTTGGACCAGCCTGGGGACACAGCTTCGAGGGTTCAGACAGGAACATGGAGTGGAGATGACAATTCGATCAATCACAATCTTATCATTTGGTGAGGCagtttcaaagggctgaatggccttcctgcCCCTCATTCACATGACAGCTTCCTGCCACCGTAAGACTTACTGCTTTTCGCTCAGTCTCACTGAAGATTTCTTCCTCCAGCTCCAAGCTCAGCAAGCCTTCTGGTTTCATTTCCCCTCAGCAATTCCAAATGAGCTGCCAACTTTACAAATTCACAAGTACCTTCTTTGAGAAGCACCCACATCAATTAAACAAAACAACTACTGAACATGACCATCTGCATGCCAATGTAGCATGGTATTGGAGAAAATGAAATGCAAACTGAAGACCTGGCTTTGAAACATTGCTTTCATTTAAGGATTTATATAGAATTTGAAGCATCCGCACTGGTAGCAAAGTGGTGAGATGGCCAATCAAGCAGAAAGAAACCTTTTGAGCCTCCCACTTCACCCACTGACAGAATGAACATGGTTTACTCCTGAACATGGTAAGCAGCAGCACTAACAGCAGAACAGACTCCTGCAGTCAtttgtgaactcgctggtgttcCTGCAGGCTGGACAATCGAGTGAATCCCTTTGCACACCGAGAGCAGGTGAAaggcctctctccagtgtgaacgcGCTGGTGTCTCTTCAGGTTGGAtaattgagtgaatcccttcccgcactgaaagcaggtgaatggcctctccccagtgtgaactcgctggtgtgctTGCAGGTTGGATAAGTGAgagaatcccttcccacactgagagcaggtgaatggcctctccccggtgtgaactcgctggtgtctcTGCAGGTTGGATAATCGAGTAAATTCcttcccacactgagagcaggcatatggcctctccccagtgtgaacctgctggtgtgtttGCAGGTTGGATAAGTGAgagaatcccttcccacacagaGAGCAAATGAATGGCTTCTCcctggtgtggactcgttggtgTGCTTGCAGATGGGATGAACatgtgaatcccttcccacactgagaacaggtgaatggcctctccccagtgtgaactcgctggtgtaccTGCAGGTGGGATGACTGTGTAaatcccttcccgcactgagaacaggtgaatggcctctctccagtgtgaacccgctggtgagCTTGCAGGTTGGATAACTGCGTGAATCCCCTCCCGCACTGAGAACAGACAAaaggcctctccccggtgtgaactcgTTCATGTTGCAACAGGGTGTGCGAatcagtgaatcccttcccacactgagagcaggagaatggcctctccccagtgtgaatacgTTGGTGAATAACCAAGCCAGACGACTGAgcaaatcctttcccacactcacAGCAAGTATACGGTCTCTCCCTAGTGTGAACTTGCTTGTGTCTCAATAGGTTTGCTGAATTGGTGAATCCCTTCGCACAATCCAAGCAGGGGAATACCTTTTTCCACGTGTGAATAAGCTTGTGTGTCAGTTGGGTAGATATATCAGCAAGTCCCTTCCTACAGTCAGACATGAATGGCCTGCCCACAGCATGAacttgctgcactgtcagcagaTTAGAGATAGcactgaatcctttctcacacagaAAACAgatgaacggtctctccccagtaTGTCTGTGCTCATGAATCTCAAATGCAGATGGGTAATGGAATCCCTTTCTACAGTGCCCACATTTCCAGGATTTATTCATGGAGAGACTTTTCTCATTCCCTCTCCAGTTTTAATAATCAGTTGAAACCTTGTCCACACCCAAAACATATGAATAGTCTCTCTCTGCTGTGAATTGTGCAATCATTTTTGCAGGCTGTTTTGCTGGTTAATGCTTTTTTCACTGTCGGTATGCTGAAATATTCGCAATCAGGTATGCATGTGCATCACAATGCTTTACCAGTCAAATTGACTTTTAAAACCTTGGAAGCAGACAGAACAGAGAAACATTTCTCCCTCCGCAGTGAAAGGTCCATGACGTTCAGATCCTCGTTAGTTTTAGATTTCTTTCTTCAAATCCTTCCCTTCTTCTATCCTGCAAAAGCATTTTTAGAAGTCATAAATATCTCAGTGCAAGAtaaaaattcaaaagaaaatattaTAAAAATATTGCTAATTCATGCtaattgatagatttctattcACaattggtgcagattcaatgtgCCAAACAGCTTATTTTATGCTGCATTGCTGAATGCTTGTTCTTCAGgatatattagagtcatagagatgtacagcacgaaaacagacccttcggtctaaccagtccatgccgaccagatttcccaaacctaaactagttccacctgccagcaatcggcccatatccctgtaaacccttcctattcatgtctccatccagatgtcttttaaacgttctaactgtaccagcctccaccacttcctcttacagctcattccatacatgtaccaccctctgtgtgaaaatgttgccccttacgtctcttttaaatctttcccctctcacccttaacctatgccctcgagttctggactccccaccccagggaaaagactgtctatttattctatccatgcccctcataattttgtaaacctctattactCGACCAAAACTATTCAGATTAACTGGACCACAATCTAATGAAAGACACAAGGAGATGTAAGAGAGAATATTACTTTGGCATCAATTGGAGACATCCTGAAAATTTTCATATATGAGGAAGCATTAAGCATGTGTCAAACAGTTGATTCAAAACCAAATGGGCagttgagggaaataaacttgctGTATATCAGAGATACAGAGAAAGACTGAGAGTGACTGGATTGTTCAAGAGTTGGCACAGCTTCAAATTGCCAAAATGATCCCTATGCCTTAATGAATCCAAAACTGAAATGTTACATTTCGCGGTAAGACCCTCATACAAGAGTGGAAACAACACGTGAATGTTATAACAGTGTGATAATATCAAATATGTACACAATAACAACACTGGGCACAGCTCAATCACATATTAATTTAATGCCTCATCACATGTCAGCTCTTCGCTGGAAATCACCCCTTTTAattatgaataataaaaaaaagacatcatTCTGTTAGCCAGAAAAACAAGTGTgtcgagttgagagtgtgttgctggaaaagcacattcggtcaggcagcatctgagaagcaggaaaatcgacgtttcgggcaattcctgatgaagggctctttcgattttcctgctcctaggatgctgcctgacctgctgtgcttttccagcaacatacactctcaactctgttctccagcatctgcagatctcactgtctccaACTAAGGGTGCCGAGCTGAGTGAGTAaaagatgtcacaaacaaaaatgcaaatggctggacaaactcagcaggtctgccaacatcagtggagagaaatcaagagtttacggttcgggtcgagtgacccttcctcagcacagTAAACGACGTCACCTTCTTTTACAGAGTGGAAGACCTGGGCCCACCTTTCCCTGGATTCACTTCCTTACCGTTCAATTCTTGCAAGTCAACAATTTAACCCCGAATGAGAAAAGGACTGAAAAGTAGTGGAATGATCACGCATGATGGGCAGAGCATGATGTTTCAGTTtgggtgaagctcaatcttcattcagacagagatgaggagtagCAGCAACTTCTCCGGGCAGGAATGAACAGCTTCAGAACACAGTGGCTAACATCCGCATTCAGACAATAGGGGACCGCCGATTGGCTGGAGGACGAGCTGGCTTCCGGTCCTCCGAGTTTCCATTGGCCAACAGTGAAGTCCTTCAATTGATGGCGCACGGTCTTTCGCACCACGTGCGCCATCTgccatcccctcccccaaacccacccagccccacaaGATGCGGCCAATAGAGTGGTTTCAATAGCGCAATGCATTGTGGTCCCACTCGCTACCATGTCACAGTGGGAGCCTAATTTACAACTTTGCGAGAAAAGGATGCAAATTCGATATGCTGCACCAGAATACCCTCAAACAACGAGTCATTTCATTTGCTTGTTAAAGTCCCGCGTTCTTAACAAAAGAACTTGTTAAATTCAGGCTTAAAGATtctgatataaaaacagaaattgctggaaaaagtttAACGTGTtgggcagcatctatggacagacaTCAGACTGAACATTcgtgttctgaggaaaggtcgctcgaactgaaatgttgactctgatctctctgtacagatactgccagacctgctgagcttttccagccatttttctttttgtttctgatttacatcatccgcagttctttcgatATTTACTAAAGATTTAGATGCCCGGCTGGAAAAAGGGCAAAACATGAGGTGAAACAAAACCCAAGATTCTATTGTAATTTATGAAGACGATGTGAGGTGTATTCAAAATCAGCAATGCAGGAAATCATAAGTGAGAGAATAAAATATTTTCCAATGCATAAAAAATTGTAAAGTGTGGTGTTTCtcagcagaaataaaaaaaagctttaattTAAATGGGGAGATGCTGCAAGGAGAGTTAGGGAAACGATTGCAGAGCCCTTTGCTGAGAGATTTGTCACatcaatagttacaggtgagaTGTCAGACAACTGGAATTGGCTAACATGGtggccactatttaagaaagatgggaaggaaaagtcagggaactatagaccagggactctgacatcagtggtggacaagcaggaggccggaaaacacagcaagccaggcagcatcagaacgTAGAGATTttgggtgtagcccttcttcCCGAAACATTCACTTCtgcacctcctgttgctgcctttagattagattaagattacttacagtatggaaacaggccctttggcccaacaagtccacaccgccaaagcgtataccacccagacccatactcctacatttacctcttcacctaacactgacatggccaattcacctaacctgcacattttttgactgtgggaggaaaccggagcacccggagaaaaccaatgcagacacggggagaatgtgcaaactccacacagagagtcgcctgaggcgggaattgaacccgggtctcttggcgctgtgaggcagcagtgctaaccactgtaccaccgtgctgcccaccgtgCCACCTTGCCTTCTTCTAGCCAACTGCTtctctaccttggattccagcatctgcagggttttttttatgtctctgacatcagtggtgggcaggttgttggaggaaatcctgggGAACAtgttttacatgtatttggaaaggcaaggacggattgTGGATAGTCAACAAAGGTTTGTGCATGGAAATCTTTCCTTACTAACTTAATTtagcttttttgaagaagttacagagaggattgctgagggcagagcggtggacatgatctatatggacttcagtaagattgCTCATGGTAGACcagatagcaaggttagatgacaTGAAGTACAAAGAGAACTAGCCAATTTGATACAGATCTGGTTCgaaggttgtggtggagggttgcttttcagactggaggcgtgtgaccagtggtgtactacAAGAATTGACAGTGGTTCCATTGCTTtatgcaatttatataaatgatttgggtgtgaaaaGAGGAGGTATGTTtcgtgagtttgcagatgacaccaaaattgaaggtgaaccggacagtgaagaagattacctaagAGCAtggtgagatcttgatcaattgggccaatggtccgagcagtggcagatggagtttaattttgataaatgtgaggtgctgcattttggaatggcaggacAGGACTTAGAAACTTGATAgtaggatcctggggagtgttgctgaacaaggctgtgctaggtggcatggtggcacagttgttagcactgctgccttacagagccagaaccggtttcaattcccgcctcgggcaactacctgtgtggaatttgcacattctccggttgctccggtttccacccacagcccaaaaatgtgcagggtagctgaattggccaggctaaattgcccatagtgttaggtgaagggctaactgtaggggaatgggactgggtgggttgctcttcggagggtcggtgcagacaagttgggccaaagggcctgtttcctcaccgTAAGCCATCTAATCAATAAAAaggataccttggagtgcagcttcttACTTACTTGGAAGTGGAATCGCAGGTCTACAGGGTATTGAAGAAGTCAGTATTCAGTATAgaggttgggagatcatgttggggttgtacaggatattggttaggtacTATTGTAAtactgcctgcaattctggtctccctgctataggaaagatgtcgtgaaacttgaaagagttcggaAAAAATCTACACTGATcagagggtttcagctatagggagaggctgaatgcaacagcctggggctattttccctgaagtgtcggagattgaggggtgacattttagaggtttagaaaatcatgatgggcatgaaaAGGGTAAACAGGCAAGGTCTTTGCCTCAGGTTAGGATACTCCAAAATTacaggtcataggtttaagatgtGAGGAGACAGATTCAAAAGTGACGTAagcagcaatgttttcatgcagagggtgatgcgtgtatggaatgagctgccagacgaagtggtagatgctagtacaattacaacaaatacaaGGTATCTCGATGCCAGTATGAATAGGATGGTCTTAGAGGGATATTGGcgtaatgctggaaaatgggactaggctTATTTCGGATATCTAGTCAGTtgtaccgaagggcctgttggtgtgctgtacgtctttatgactctataagtctgaggtacagagggaacTATGTGTCCTTGGAGATTAATCACATTGAGTTAGTCTACAGAAATAGTGAGTGAATGGAAATGCAAAGaaattgtgtttcttttttctcATGCTTTCATCGGAAGTGGGACTCACAGGCTGGCCACACGATATCCTCTGTTCCTAACAGCCCGAGGGAAAATGGTAACGTTTTGACCTGTTGCACGCCATGAAAATGACGGAATTCCAGAGTCTGATTCCTTTGGAAAACAGGAAGCAGTAGTAATTAAACTGTGGGGTTaaagggaaggtttaaactagattggcaaggGGTGGGATCCTTAACaacagggaggcaagtgcgaggttggaaggagatacagtaatagAAAAGTGAAGGGACAGTTCAGGCTGGAACACAGAAGGGAGTAAGGAAAGTCTGTTGGATTTAATTGTATGTATTTCTAATGCAAAGGCCTGATATGTCAGGTCGATGAACTCAAGGCGTGGATAGGTACACTGGGATATtagattacagaaacatggcgaAGGTCAGGACAGGACAGGCAGTTCAATATACCAGTGTACAGGTGCTTCAGTTGCGACAGTGCAGGTAGAAAGAATGGAagaggagttgcatttttgattaaggcaagGATCACATTGGTAATCAGAGACTAAATAAGTGAGACTTTATGGGAGGAGCTAAGAAacaagaaggggatggtgacgttATTGATGTTTTACTATAGGCCCCaaagagtcaatgggaattagaggaacaaatatacaGGGAGATTGGGCAGACTTGCTGGAACAATATggttgtcatagtaggggattttaattttcttaacatGGACTGGGGCTGCTATGGCTTAGCTGAgatggaatttgttaagtctgttcaggaaagtttcctcaagcagtatatagagagTCCTACCCTGGAAGTGGCAAAACCCGATCTATTCTTTGGAAATAATGCAGGAGAGGTAACTGACGTAAAAGTAGGGGGAGCACTTTGGTACCAGTgatcatagttctattaattttaaaatagttatggagaaggaaaaaaaactggTCCACAAGTTCATAGTCTAATTTGGGGCCAATGAAATTTTGATGAAATTAGACAGGAGTTTGCAGGGGgagattggagtagtttgttttgcaggcaaagggacttcTGACAATtgagaggcctttaaaagtgaggtaGTTAGCATTCaaagtctatatgttcctgtgagggtaaaaggcaaatTCGACAGGAATAGGAAACCCTAGATGACAAAAGGTAACAAGGCCTTAACCAGCAGAAAAaggaggtatggctcaggtacaggttGTTGGGATCAAGAGTTCCCTGGAGTTATGTAAAGGATACAGGAGTTTATTGAAAAAGagaatcaggagggcgaaaaggaggcacgagatagccttggctgagaagattgaGGTGAATCCAAGGAGGTCCTTGAAATATATTCACGGAGGAAAAAAGTAACGAGAGAAAGAAGTGGAcacctcaaggaccaaagtgggcaTGTGTGTGTAGAACCGCAGGGGGTGGGCGAGGTTCTCAACtcatatttctcctctgtgtttaccgtgtAAAAAGACATAAAGACTTGGGAACTTTGGGAATGTAGTTGTCATGTCTTGAGCGAAGTCCATCTCACAGTAAAGGAGTGTTGCATGAATTAGAATGTATAAATGTGGTGAAATCTCCTTGTCCTGACCAGATACATCCACAAACACtgctagggaggaaattgtgggggCCTTGGCTCATATTTGTGCATCATTATTAGCCACGGGTGAGGGCCTGTAAGACTACGGGGTCACGAATGTTGTGCgcttattcaagaagggttgcAAAGAAAAATCTGAGAAGTGTGTTCAAGTGAGCCTCACCTCTGTgtgaggtaagttacttgagaagtttCTCAGAGAAAGTTATCCATGCATTTCTAAAGTCAGCTTGGTTTTGTGCGCGAGatatcatgccttacaaatccaTTAGAGTACTTTGATGAAAGTGACAAAGGCAGTTGACCAGGGCAGTGCAGTAGACGTAatctatgtggatttcaataaggccgtTGCGATGGTTCTACATGGTCGGCGACTCTGACAgcttagatcgcatggaatccagaagGAAGTGCAAATTGAATACACAATTAGCTTGATTGTAGtaagcagagggtaacagtggaaggatgcGTGTCAGACGAGAAGCTTGTGACTACTGGAGTGCCTTCGAAGTAGgtactgggcccattgctgtttgttatctatgtcaatgatttcGATGAAAATGTAAgcggcatgatttgtaagtttagAGATGACAGTAAAAAAGGAgttatcgtggacagtgaggaaggttatcagaaattacagcCGAACCTTGATTAGCTGGGGAACGGAAATggaagtttaatatagataagtgtgaggtcttacattttggaaagtcaaatcaaggtcggaGTTTTATGTGAATGGTACGGCCTTCAGGAAGGTAGTGGAACAGAGGCATCCTAGAGTTCAGGTGAATGGTTCTctgcaagtggagtcacagggaggcaggatagtgaaggcggtttTTGgtgcactggccttcatcagtcagggcattgagtaaagaagttgggaagttttgttgcagttagacaggatgttggtgaggccgtacatggagtattgtgttcagttttggtcaccttgctttgggaagaatgttattaaactggaaagagcgcagaataaacttacaaagatgttgccaggactcaaggctCAAGTAATAGGGACAGTTTGGACAAACCAAAACTTTATTCTTTAGAGTATAGGAGATCGAAGTGGGATCCTATAGAACTCTTTAAGATCATggaggaatggatagggtgagcacacttagtctttttcccagggttgggaattCGAGGACTAGTGGCCATTAGGTGGTAAGGTAACCACCTAAAATGCAtttgctggcagttcattccacatgcatgccaccctctgcgtaaaagaaagttgcctctcaggtttcCTTTGATCCTTTCCCCTCTAAGCTTAaactgatttgattagattaatttaatctaatcagtttaagtttagaggggaaaggATCAAAGgaaacctgagaggcaactttcttttacgcagagggtggcatgcatgtggaatgaactgccagcaaaTGCATTTTAGGTGGTTACCTTACCACCTAATGGCCACTAGTCCTCGaattcccaaccctgggaaaaagactaagtgtgctcaccctatccattcctccATGATCTTAAAGAGTTCTATAGGATCCCACTTCGATCTCCTATACTCTAAAGAATAAAGTTTTGGTTTGTCCAAACTGTCCCTATTACTTGagccttgagtcctggcaacatctttgtaagtttattctgcgctctttccagtttaataacattcttcccaaagcaaggtgaccaaaactgaacacaatactccatgtacggcctcaccaacatcctgtctaactgcaacaaaacttcccaacttctttactcaatgccctgactgatgaaggccagtgcacCAAaaaccgccttcactatcctgcctccctgtgactccacttgcagAGAACCATTCACCTGAACTCTAGGATGCC
Encoded here:
- the LOC122544461 gene encoding zinc finger protein 239-like; translation: MNKSWKCGHCRKGFHYPSAFEIHEHRHTGERPFICFLCEKGFSAISNLLTVQQVHAVGRPFMSDCRKGLADISTQLTHKLIHTWKKVFPCLDCAKGFTNSANLLRHKQVHTRERPYTCCECGKGFAQSSGLVIHQRIHTGERPFSCSQCGKGFTDSHTLLQHERVHTGERPFVCSQCGRGFTQLSNLQAHQRVHTGERPFTCSQCGKGFTQSSHLQVHQRVHTGERPFTCSQCGKGFTCSSHLQAHQRVHTREKPFICSLCGKGFSHLSNLQTHQQVHTGERPYACSQCGKEFTRLSNLQRHQRVHTGERPFTCSQCGKGFSHLSNLQAHQRVHTGERPFTCFQCGKGFTQLSNLKRHQRVHTGERPFTCSRCAKGFTRLSSLQEHQRVHK